In one window of Paraflavitalea soli DNA:
- a CDS encoding DUF6807 domain-containing protein: MPSIKNIGLCALCTAFFATSFAQKKQAVQVIKVDKENKVNILIGSKPFTSFLFPDTLEKPVLYPVHASNGTIVTRGFPFTPLPGEPTDHPHHIGIWFNFENVNGLDFWNNSFAIAADKKNKYGWIKTDRILETQSGNTGVLSYHANWTNQANDILLEETTRFEFSGTEHERIIDRVTTLKANTTVLFKDAKDGMLGLRVAKDLQIPTKEEKKFTDDKGNVTSVKAEAASNGNYITSAGKEGDAAWSTRADWCKLYGKMGKDSISIAIIDHPSNINYPTFWHARGYGLFAANPLGEAIFTNGASAKNLQLQKGESVTFRYRIVVSDGKKTPSAQQLNQLAAAFAVKK; this comes from the coding sequence ATGCCCTCAATAAAAAATATCGGGCTGTGCGCATTGTGCACGGCCTTCTTTGCCACCTCTTTTGCTCAAAAAAAACAAGCTGTACAGGTTATAAAGGTTGACAAAGAAAATAAGGTCAACATCCTGATCGGTTCAAAACCTTTTACCAGTTTTCTGTTTCCCGATACCCTGGAGAAACCGGTGCTTTACCCGGTACATGCTTCCAACGGAACGATCGTGACGCGGGGATTTCCTTTTACCCCCCTGCCCGGTGAACCAACGGATCACCCGCATCATATCGGCATCTGGTTCAACTTTGAAAATGTGAACGGGCTTGATTTCTGGAATAACTCCTTTGCCATTGCGGCTGATAAAAAGAACAAGTATGGCTGGATCAAGACCGACCGCATCCTGGAAACCCAAAGTGGTAATACAGGGGTATTGTCTTACCATGCCAACTGGACCAACCAGGCCAATGATATTTTGCTGGAAGAAACGACGCGGTTCGAATTCAGCGGTACCGAACATGAACGCATCATTGACCGGGTAACCACTTTGAAAGCCAACACCACGGTATTATTTAAAGATGCCAAGGATGGTATGCTGGGCCTGCGTGTCGCAAAGGATCTGCAGATACCCACCAAAGAAGAAAAGAAATTCACCGACGATAAAGGCAATGTGACCTCTGTAAAAGCCGAAGCGGCTTCCAATGGTAATTATATCACCAGTGCAGGCAAGGAAGGCGATGCTGCCTGGAGCACCCGGGCCGACTGGTGCAAACTGTACGGAAAGATGGGCAAGGATTCGATCAGTATTGCCATCATCGACCATCCGTCGAATATCAATTATCCTACTTTCTGGCATGCCCGTGGCTATGGCTTGTTTGCCGCCAACCCGCTGGGGGAAGCGATCTTTACCAATGGCGCGAGCGCTAAAAACCTGCAATTGCAAAAGGGTGAATCCGTTACTTTCCGTTACCGCATCGTAGTAAGCGATGGAAAGAAAACGCCTTCGGCGCAACAACTTAATCAGCTGGCGGCAGCGTTTGCGGTAAAGAAGTAA
- a CDS encoding LamG domain-containing protein encodes MKRSNQILIVFLSVMMGSSCTKQATENNPAPEPPVPEVETNAVSWVTVLPTTSFNSFSTYWGNFYPWGAIDHNGSARMRTQNMSISGGVLTITAYPGTVADKPSIHYFSYTCYAKQQVTVSASWPKWRVSGEFQCPSVKGTWPAFWLNGANQWPPESDIMEFKGSTTNWTNTYKNQNGQWSSVGTTISNPSNWHTYTAYLTRIGTTNNVNIEYWTDGVNVSNQTGQNFVNEPLNLIIDLQMEGSSGTPGPGGNTVMRARNVTIQRSATL; translated from the coding sequence ATGAAAAGATCAAACCAAATCCTCATTGTTTTCCTATCAGTTATGATGGGTTCCTCCTGCACTAAACAAGCTACTGAGAACAATCCGGCTCCGGAACCACCAGTACCAGAGGTTGAAACAAACGCTGTTAGCTGGGTAACGGTGCTGCCCACCACTTCCTTTAATTCTTTCAGTACTTACTGGGGCAATTTCTACCCATGGGGAGCCATAGATCATAACGGTTCTGCCCGTATGAGAACCCAGAATATGAGTATCTCGGGCGGTGTATTGACCATCACCGCTTATCCCGGCACCGTGGCCGACAAACCCAGTATTCACTATTTCTCGTATACCTGCTATGCCAAACAACAGGTGACCGTCAGCGCTTCATGGCCTAAATGGCGGGTTTCCGGTGAGTTCCAGTGTCCTTCTGTAAAAGGTACCTGGCCGGCTTTCTGGTTAAACGGAGCCAATCAGTGGCCTCCGGAAAGCGATATTATGGAATTTAAAGGAAGCACCACCAACTGGACAAACACCTACAAAAATCAAAATGGTCAGTGGTCGAGTGTGGGCACCACCATTTCAAACCCGTCTAACTGGCATACCTACACAGCCTATTTAACAAGAATTGGTACTACCAACAACGTAAATATCGAGTACTGGACCGACGGGGTGAATGTATCCAACCAAACTGGTCAAAACTTCGTGAATGAACCGCTTAACTTAATAATTGACCTGCAGATGGAAGGTTCATCGGGTACTCCCGGCCCAGGCGGCAACACGGTGATGCGTGCGAGAAACGTGACCATTCAAAGAAGCGCTACCTTATAA
- a CDS encoding Gfo/Idh/MocA family protein has product MGKKQNKPSISRRRFLTNSVKASIGTTIALNLPTIVPASVFGQHAPSNRINVASIGCGRISVSHDMTEIARYAGARIMAVCDVDKSRADAGVQAVRNNYIKASAINGGLTGDWEIKTYYDYKELLLNKDIDAVHISLPDHQHAIVGVHAVRAGKDVYLQKPASLTIEEGRILSNEVKKTGRILQMGSQQKSINPWPQFKKVCELVRNGRIGQLKTIEVGLPGDPGGGNPIQMPVPANLNYDAWLGATPAVYYTEDRVHSQAAAGGVTSRPGWLRCEQFGAGMITGWGAHHIDTAHWAMGMEYSGPVEVWGHANFPTDDPHYKGLWNVHGIFRTEALYANGVHMIVSNELPNGVKFIGTEGWLWATRGAYRVTDSDPVADKDGIKPIDASNPRILQSVIGPNEIQLYESSEQHANWLDCIKTRKQPVAPVEVGHRSCSACLLHQIAMKLKRKIYWDPDKEMFKNNDKEATALLSRPRRKQYDF; this is encoded by the coding sequence ATGGGAAAAAAGCAAAACAAACCATCCATAAGCCGCCGCAGGTTTTTAACCAATTCGGTAAAAGCATCGATTGGCACTACGATCGCGCTGAATCTTCCAACCATTGTTCCCGCATCGGTGTTTGGTCAACATGCCCCCAGCAACCGCATTAATGTGGCATCGATTGGCTGCGGCAGAATATCCGTCTCCCATGATATGACAGAGATTGCCCGGTATGCCGGCGCGCGGATCATGGCAGTGTGCGATGTAGATAAGAGCCGGGCCGATGCAGGGGTGCAGGCGGTGCGGAACAATTATATAAAAGCTTCGGCCATAAACGGTGGACTGACGGGCGATTGGGAGATCAAAACCTATTATGATTACAAGGAACTCTTGTTGAATAAAGACATTGATGCCGTCCACATCAGTTTGCCCGATCACCAGCATGCCATTGTGGGTGTTCATGCTGTCCGCGCAGGCAAGGATGTTTATTTGCAAAAGCCTGCCTCCCTGACCATCGAAGAAGGAAGGATACTGTCTAATGAAGTAAAAAAGACAGGGCGAATCCTGCAGATGGGCAGTCAGCAGAAGTCGATCAACCCCTGGCCGCAATTCAAAAAAGTATGTGAGCTGGTCCGCAATGGAAGGATTGGTCAGTTGAAAACCATTGAAGTGGGATTGCCGGGCGACCCCGGTGGCGGCAACCCCATACAGATGCCTGTTCCTGCCAACCTGAATTATGATGCCTGGCTGGGCGCAACGCCTGCGGTGTATTATACAGAAGACCGGGTACATTCCCAGGCTGCCGCAGGAGGCGTTACCAGCCGCCCTGGCTGGTTGCGCTGCGAGCAATTTGGCGCCGGCATGATCACGGGCTGGGGCGCGCACCATATCGATACGGCGCATTGGGCCATGGGTATGGAATACAGCGGGCCCGTTGAAGTGTGGGGACATGCCAATTTCCCCACTGATGATCCCCATTATAAAGGGCTTTGGAACGTGCATGGCATTTTTCGCACGGAAGCGCTATACGCCAATGGTGTGCACATGATCGTTTCCAATGAATTGCCCAATGGGGTAAAGTTTATTGGGACAGAAGGCTGGCTGTGGGCTACGCGTGGTGCTTACCGGGTAACGGATAGTGACCCGGTGGCCGATAAAGATGGCATTAAACCCATTGACGCCAGCAATCCGCGGATCTTACAATCGGTCATTGGCCCTAATGAAATACAGCTCTACGAGAGTAGTGAACAACATGCCAACTGGCTCGATTGTATTAAAACAAGAAAACAACCTGTGGCACCTGTTGAGGTGGGTCATCGCTCCTGCAGTGCCTGCCTGCTGCACCAGATTGCCATGAAACTAAAAAGGAAGATCTACTGGGACCCCGATAAGGAAATGTTTAAGAATAACGACAAGGAAGCAACCGCCTTATTGTCGAGGCCGCGCCGGAAACAATATGATTTTTAG
- a CDS encoding LLM class flavin-dependent oxidoreductase — protein MKKIGFLSFGHWSGHPAYKTRTASDTLLQSIDLAVAAEELGLDGAYFRVHHFAAQLASPFPLLSAIGAKTSKIEIGTGVIDMRYENPLYMVEDAGAADLISRGRLQLGISRGSPEQVIDGWRYFGYEPAKGETDAEMGRRKALEFLDKLKGVGFAQPNPYPMFPNPPGLLRLEPHSEGLRERIWWGAASNATAVWAAENGMHLQSSTLKFDESGKPFHIQQAEQIRLYKEAWKKAGHQREARVSVSRSIFALMNDQDRVYFGRDVNGVDKIGMIEADKRAIFGKSYAGEPDQLIKELARDEAIQEADTLLLTIPNTLGVDYNVHVLSSILEHVAPGLGWR, from the coding sequence ATGAAGAAAATAGGATTTTTATCGTTTGGGCATTGGTCTGGTCATCCGGCCTATAAAACCCGTACAGCCAGTGATACTTTACTGCAATCTATTGACCTGGCTGTTGCTGCCGAAGAATTGGGCCTGGATGGCGCTTATTTCCGGGTACACCATTTTGCGGCGCAGCTGGCATCCCCCTTTCCTTTGCTTTCGGCCATCGGCGCCAAAACGAGCAAGATAGAGATCGGGACCGGTGTTATTGACATGCGGTATGAAAATCCCCTGTATATGGTGGAGGATGCCGGCGCTGCCGATCTGATCTCGCGCGGGCGGTTACAATTAGGCATCAGCAGGGGTTCGCCGGAACAGGTGATCGATGGCTGGCGCTATTTTGGATATGAACCGGCCAAAGGGGAAACCGATGCCGAAATGGGGCGCCGCAAAGCGCTGGAATTCCTGGATAAGCTAAAAGGGGTTGGATTTGCCCAGCCTAACCCGTACCCCATGTTTCCCAACCCACCGGGTTTATTGCGCCTGGAACCCCATTCGGAAGGACTGCGGGAGCGTATCTGGTGGGGTGCAGCCTCTAATGCTACTGCCGTTTGGGCGGCCGAAAACGGTATGCACCTGCAAAGTTCTACCCTGAAGTTCGATGAAAGTGGTAAACCTTTCCATATCCAGCAAGCCGAGCAGATCAGGTTGTATAAGGAAGCCTGGAAAAAAGCAGGGCACCAGCGCGAGGCCAGGGTGTCGGTGAGCCGGTCTATTTTCGCCTTGATGAATGATCAGGACAGGGTATACTTTGGAAGAGATGTCAATGGAGTTGACAAAATTGGTATGATCGAAGCCGATAAACGCGCCATTTTCGGAAAAAGCTATGCTGGTGAACCGGATCAGTTGATAAAAGAATTAGCCAGGGATGAAGCGATCCAGGAAGCCGATACGCTGTTGTTGACGATACCCAATACCCTGGGAGTCGATTACAATGTGCATGTACTGTCTTCTATATTGGAGCATGTGGCACCGGGGTTGGGGTGGCGGTAG
- a CDS encoding Gfo/Idh/MocA family protein — protein sequence MKRSRRHFIQQTALAGAGLLAANAGFSAQSYRRIIGSNDRVRVGVVGFSDRHRSSHIPCFMNHYKELNFDVVAVSDIWKRRREEGAATWKEKMGHDVVACRNNEEMYSQKLVDAVFISTADFQHALHTIEAVKAGCDAYVEKPFAETMEDNRAALKAVKATDRIVQIGSQRRSGANYHAANEFIRSGKFGPITMVELTWNVNQPGRWRRASLVEQCKEADTDWKRYLMNRPYEPWDARKYLEFRLFWPYSSGLAGQWMSHQIDTVHWFSGLQHPRSVVANGGIYMWKDGRRNWDTITAVFDYGPVNDLTTGFQVTFGSRMHNGDERPTEIYYSNGGELNLNTNKVSPTGGLNKRFADEMKMQPNLLPAMSLTEAEPVIASANTGGDKLTSNHVRNWMECVRSRKQPNAPVEAGYSHSVATIMTNAAVHTGQKATFNEKTQEVMVGGKPFKY from the coding sequence ATGAAAAGATCCCGTCGTCATTTTATTCAACAGACTGCATTAGCCGGCGCCGGCCTACTGGCTGCCAATGCCGGATTTTCCGCTCAGAGTTACAGACGTATCATCGGTTCCAACGACCGCGTTCGTGTGGGTGTAGTTGGTTTCTCAGACCGGCACAGAAGCTCGCATATTCCCTGCTTCATGAACCATTACAAAGAATTGAATTTTGATGTGGTGGCCGTATCGGATATCTGGAAAAGAAGGAGGGAGGAAGGCGCGGCTACCTGGAAAGAGAAAATGGGACACGATGTAGTGGCCTGCCGGAACAATGAAGAAATGTACAGCCAGAAATTAGTGGACGCCGTATTCATCAGCACCGCCGATTTTCAACATGCCCTGCATACCATCGAGGCCGTAAAGGCCGGCTGCGATGCCTACGTGGAAAAGCCTTTTGCAGAGACGATGGAAGACAATCGGGCTGCCCTGAAGGCCGTAAAAGCTACTGACCGCATTGTGCAAATAGGTTCGCAAAGAAGAAGCGGCGCCAATTACCATGCCGCCAATGAGTTCATCCGCTCCGGCAAGTTTGGCCCCATCACGATGGTGGAACTGACCTGGAACGTAAACCAGCCCGGCCGCTGGCGCAGGGCTTCACTGGTGGAGCAATGCAAGGAAGCAGATACCGACTGGAAACGCTACCTGATGAACAGGCCATATGAGCCCTGGGATGCCCGCAAATACCTCGAGTTTCGTTTGTTCTGGCCTTATTCATCCGGCCTGGCCGGTCAATGGATGAGCCACCAGATCGATACGGTGCATTGGTTCAGCGGACTGCAACATCCCCGCAGTGTGGTGGCCAATGGCGGTATTTATATGTGGAAAGACGGCAGGAGGAACTGGGATACCATTACGGCTGTATTCGATTACGGTCCTGTCAATGACCTGACTACCGGCTTCCAGGTTACTTTCGGCAGCCGAATGCACAATGGTGATGAAAGACCCACGGAGATCTACTATTCCAATGGCGGCGAGCTGAACCTCAACACCAACAAAGTGTCTCCCACAGGCGGCCTGAACAAAAGATTTGCCGATGAAATGAAAATGCAACCCAACCTGTTGCCGGCAATGAGTCTCACCGAAGCAGAACCGGTGATCGCTTCTGCCAATACCGGTGGTGATAAGCTCACCAGCAACCACGTACGCAACTGGATGGAATGTGTACGCAGCCGCAAACAACCCAATGCGCCGGTAGAAGCCGGTTATAGTCATTCTGTGGCCACCATCATGACCAATGCCGCTGTGCATACCGGTCAGAAAGCCACTTTCAATGAAAAGACACAAGAAGTAATGGTAGGCGGGAAGCCTTTTAAATATTAA
- a CDS encoding TetR/AcrR family transcriptional regulator, producing MSETVTKAERTRQFIIEKTAPIFNEKGFAGTSLNDLTNATGLTKGSIYGNFANKDEVALAVFDYNHNRVTEYIKAKLLATENAIERLLVYPYVYRNYLKVPFLQTGCPILNTATEADDTHPQLKEKAASALAFWKKAIENQVKRGIARGEIKADTNPAEVAVILISLVEGAFMQAKVTGRTAELKIAMDYLEKMIAGLKA from the coding sequence ATGAGTGAAACGGTAACAAAAGCAGAAAGAACCAGGCAGTTTATCATTGAAAAGACAGCCCCCATTTTCAATGAAAAGGGATTTGCCGGTACCTCCCTGAACGACCTTACCAACGCCACGGGCTTAACGAAAGGAAGTATTTATGGCAACTTTGCCAACAAAGATGAAGTGGCATTAGCCGTGTTCGATTACAACCACAACAGAGTAACCGAATACATCAAGGCAAAATTACTGGCTACGGAAAATGCCATCGAACGATTACTGGTTTACCCTTACGTGTACCGCAATTATTTGAAAGTGCCCTTTCTGCAAACAGGCTGCCCTATATTAAATACGGCCACCGAAGCCGATGACACACATCCCCAGTTGAAAGAAAAAGCCGCCAGCGCATTGGCATTCTGGAAAAAAGCGATTGAAAATCAAGTTAAACGGGGCATAGCCCGCGGGGAAATAAAAGCGGATACCAATCCTGCCGAGGTAGCGGTGATCCTGATCTCATTAGTGGAAGGGGCCTTTATGCAGGCCAAAGTGACGGGCAGGACGGCAGAGCTGAAAATAGCCATGGATTACCTGGAGAAAATGATAGCCGGTTTGAAGGCCTGA
- a CDS encoding Gfo/Idh/MocA family protein translates to MSRSNASRRQFLKGIATVTGAGLASTIPQQLFAAGIYEEAVEQAPERQVDNPRIKFSVIGINHGHIYSQVAAVIRGGGELVSLYAKEPDLVAAFVKRYPQVKLATSEKEVLEDKSVQLILSAAIPVERAGIGIRAMQHGKDYMSDKPGITTLKQLEEVRKVQKQTGRIYSIMYSERLENKATIKAGELIKAGAIGKVIQTVIMAPHRMSTNTRPEWFFDKKYFGGIITDIGSHQFDQFLFFTNSNQAEIVAAQVGNVAHAKYPAFEDFGDIMLRGNGGTGYIRVDWFTPDGLNTWGDGRLTVLGTEGYIEVRKNVDIAGRTGGNHLFLVNGKETQYVDCSKVDLPYGRQLVDDVLNRTETAMTQHHCFLATELALKAQKAAQKVNFSKG, encoded by the coding sequence ATGTCAAGATCAAACGCCAGCCGACGCCAATTTCTAAAAGGTATTGCTACCGTAACTGGTGCAGGCCTCGCATCCACCATACCACAACAACTATTCGCAGCAGGAATATATGAGGAAGCAGTTGAACAAGCTCCGGAAAGACAGGTTGATAACCCACGCATAAAGTTTTCCGTCATCGGTATTAATCATGGCCATATCTATAGCCAGGTGGCTGCCGTGATCCGCGGCGGTGGAGAATTGGTATCGCTGTATGCCAAAGAACCCGATCTGGTTGCCGCGTTTGTAAAACGATACCCGCAGGTAAAGCTGGCCACCAGTGAAAAGGAAGTGCTGGAAGATAAATCCGTACAACTCATTCTCAGCGCAGCCATACCGGTAGAACGTGCAGGCATTGGCATCAGGGCCATGCAGCACGGGAAGGATTATATGTCTGATAAACCCGGCATCACTACCTTGAAGCAATTGGAAGAAGTGCGCAAAGTTCAAAAGCAAACTGGCCGTATCTATTCCATCATGTACAGCGAACGGCTGGAGAACAAAGCCACCATTAAGGCGGGCGAGCTGATCAAAGCAGGCGCCATTGGCAAAGTCATACAGACCGTCATTATGGCTCCCCACCGCATGAGTACCAATACACGCCCGGAATGGTTTTTCGATAAAAAGTATTTTGGAGGCATTATTACCGATATAGGTTCCCATCAATTCGATCAGTTCCTTTTCTTCACCAATTCCAACCAGGCAGAAATAGTAGCAGCGCAGGTTGGCAATGTGGCCCATGCAAAGTATCCTGCCTTCGAAGATTTCGGCGATATCATGCTTCGCGGCAATGGAGGTACCGGGTATATCCGGGTAGATTGGTTTACGCCAGACGGGTTGAATACCTGGGGAGATGGAAGACTTACCGTGCTGGGTACGGAAGGTTATATCGAGGTGCGCAAGAATGTAGACATCGCGGGAAGGACCGGTGGCAACCATCTCTTTTTAGTAAATGGGAAGGAGACACAATACGTTGATTGCAGTAAGGTAGACCTCCCCTACGGCCGGCAGTTGGTAGATGATGTGCTCAACCGTACCGAAACCGCCATGACGCAGCACCACTGTTTCCTCGCCACCGAACTGGCATTGAAAGCACAAAAGGCTGCACAGAAAGTTAATTTTTCAAAGGGTTAG
- a CDS encoding exo-beta-N-acetylmuramidase NamZ family protein, whose translation MLSGIDILLANPPAWKNSRIGLVTNHAACTADFKPSRQALLEAGFGVTRLFSPEHGLDTIGVDGAEMHDGIDPLTGLPVTSLYGSKLAPDERDLAELDLVLFDIPDIGCRFYTYLWTMTHVMESCAMHKKHLVIADRPNPLSGRLELAEGPMLDERYNSSFIGRWNIPIRHSCTLGELALYFKSTGSSKVLQENAHAFKLDIIHCANWERAIFYSQQQHSFVPTSPAITSFESALLYPGLGLLEATNISEGRGTATPFRVAGAPWMDGPRIAALINDLHPKGVFARPVSFHPWEGKYAGQPCHGVMLHVADPAVFRPVAFGWLLIRLIKNAHPDSFAWAPYPTHVNQSGARHLDLLTGLKDAESLVAGSGDNSTEDINRYTDPGDWRNRVGPYLLY comes from the coding sequence ATGCTATCAGGAATTGATATACTCTTGGCCAACCCGCCAGCGTGGAAAAACAGCCGGATTGGATTGGTAACCAATCATGCAGCCTGTACTGCAGACTTCAAACCGTCCCGGCAGGCCCTCCTGGAAGCCGGATTTGGCGTCACCAGGTTGTTTTCTCCGGAACATGGACTGGATACGATCGGGGTGGATGGAGCGGAAATGCACGATGGGATTGATCCGTTGACGGGGCTTCCCGTTACCAGCCTGTACGGCAGTAAGCTGGCGCCTGATGAACGGGATCTGGCTGAACTGGACCTGGTACTATTTGATATTCCCGATATCGGCTGCCGTTTCTATACCTATCTGTGGACCATGACGCATGTGATGGAATCCTGTGCGATGCATAAAAAGCACCTGGTAATCGCCGACAGGCCCAATCCCTTATCCGGTAGATTGGAGCTGGCAGAAGGGCCTATGCTGGATGAGCGATACAACAGCAGCTTTATTGGCAGGTGGAACATTCCCATTAGACATAGTTGTACGCTGGGTGAATTGGCCCTCTATTTCAAGTCAACCGGGAGCAGTAAAGTTTTGCAGGAAAATGCCCATGCTTTTAAATTGGATATCATTCATTGTGCCAACTGGGAGCGGGCAATCTTTTACTCCCAACAGCAACATTCTTTTGTGCCGACTTCACCGGCTATCACTTCCTTTGAATCAGCCCTATTGTACCCGGGGCTGGGGCTGCTGGAGGCCACCAATATCAGCGAGGGGAGAGGCACTGCCACACCATTCCGCGTTGCCGGCGCTCCCTGGATGGATGGCCCCCGCATCGCTGCACTTATCAATGACCTGCATCCGAAGGGGGTATTTGCACGGCCGGTCAGCTTTCATCCCTGGGAAGGGAAATATGCCGGGCAACCATGCCACGGCGTTATGCTGCATGTGGCTGATCCCGCCGTCTTCCGGCCGGTAGCGTTTGGGTGGCTGCTGATACGCCTGATCAAAAATGCCCATCCTGATTCTTTTGCCTGGGCTCCTTATCCTACTCATGTAAATCAAAGTGGAGCAAGGCACCTCGATCTGCTGACAGGGCTAAAAGACGCTGAATCCCTGGTTGCCGGATCTGGAGACAATAGTACCGAAGACATTAATCGCTATACTGATCCCGGCGATTGGCGGAATAGGGTAGGGCCTTATTTATTGTATTAG
- a CDS encoding nuclear transport factor 2 family protein → MLPEQLTDHFATEWINAWNSHQIDNILQHYADDIAFYSPMIRLLKFNEEGVIRSKDDLKKYFEIGLNAFPELHFTLHNHFTGINSVVIYYTSVNNKKVAEVFELDAHGKAIKVTCNYTMENSRY, encoded by the coding sequence ATGCTACCAGAACAACTGACTGATCATTTTGCTACTGAATGGATAAACGCCTGGAACAGTCATCAGATTGATAACATACTGCAGCACTATGCCGATGACATAGCATTCTATTCTCCCATGATCCGGTTGCTGAAATTCAATGAAGAAGGGGTTATCAGGAGCAAGGACGATCTAAAGAAGTATTTTGAGATCGGGTTGAATGCGTTCCCGGAACTTCATTTTACGCTACACAATCATTTTACCGGTATTAATTCTGTGGTGATCTACTATACTTCTGTAAATAACAAAAAGGTAGCCGAAGTATTTGAACTGGACGCTCACGGAAAAGCCATAAAAGTCACCTGCAATTATACCATGGAAAATTCCAGGTATTAA
- a CDS encoding APC family permease — protein sequence MNLDKLLRKKPLEAYQDDIKTSQLTRTLGKWELTAIGVGAVIGGGIFVLTGVAANQYAGPALALSFVLAGMGCLFAAFCYAEFASILPVSGSAYAYSYGTIGEFFAWFIGWNLILEYMMGATTVAVSWSKYFVKLLHLSGVHNLPPWLLNDPITAREEALKLGMTPPAFSINLPAALIVWVVTYILVKGIKESAKTNNIIVALKVAAVLFVVVVGVSYINPANWQPFIPAKVVDSAGVSHYGLSGVLTAAGIVFFAFIGFDAVSTQSQEAVNPVKDIPFAIITSLIVCTALYILVSLTLTGMTHYTALDMGAPVASAFSAVGLNWASLLITIAAVIGLISVMLVMLLSQTRIFLNMAKDGLLPPKMFATIHPRFKTPWKSTILLGAIASLIAAVTPIEKATKMTSIGTLFAFAMICAAVLVLRKKQPNLHRPFKVKYLPLVAGLGLGFNILLMFSLDVSTWFRLLIWSVVGIAVYFLYSAKHSKLNK from the coding sequence ATGAATCTTGACAAGCTATTACGGAAGAAGCCCCTGGAGGCCTACCAGGATGATATTAAGACCAGTCAGCTGACGAGAACCCTGGGTAAATGGGAGTTAACGGCCATTGGTGTAGGTGCCGTGATTGGCGGAGGTATCTTTGTGTTGACCGGGGTAGCCGCCAATCAATATGCCGGACCAGCACTGGCCTTATCTTTTGTACTGGCGGGGATGGGCTGCCTGTTTGCCGCATTTTGTTATGCAGAATTTGCCAGCATCCTTCCCGTATCAGGTTCGGCATATGCCTACTCTTACGGAACCATTGGTGAGTTCTTTGCCTGGTTTATCGGCTGGAACCTGATCCTGGAATATATGATGGGGGCCACCACGGTGGCGGTCAGCTGGTCGAAATACTTTGTAAAGCTCTTGCATCTATCGGGCGTACATAACTTACCACCCTGGCTCCTGAATGATCCCATTACTGCGCGGGAAGAAGCATTGAAATTGGGCATGACACCACCGGCATTCTCGATCAACCTGCCGGCAGCATTGATCGTGTGGGTGGTCACCTATATATTAGTTAAGGGTATCAAGGAATCGGCCAAAACAAACAATATTATTGTTGCCCTGAAGGTAGCGGCTGTGTTATTCGTGGTAGTAGTGGGCGTGTCGTATATCAATCCGGCCAACTGGCAACCTTTTATCCCTGCCAAAGTGGTTGATAGTGCCGGCGTAAGTCATTATGGTCTTTCGGGTGTGCTCACCGCTGCCGGTATTGTATTTTTTGCTTTCATCGGGTTTGATGCGGTATCCACCCAATCGCAGGAAGCGGTGAACCCGGTAAAGGACATTCCGTTTGCCATCATTACTTCCCTGATCGTTTGTACAGCACTGTACATCCTCGTATCCCTCACGCTTACCGGCATGACGCATTATACCGCCCTGGATATGGGCGCGCCGGTCGCTTCGGCCTTTAGTGCTGTGGGCCTTAACTGGGCTTCCCTGTTAATTACGATCGCCGCAGTCATAGGCCTGATCTCCGTGATGTTGGTCATGCTGCTGTCGCAAACAAGGATCTTCTTAAATATGGCGAAGGATGGACTATTGCCGCCGAAGATGTTTGCCACCATTCACCCACGGTTTAAAACACCCTGGAAAAGCACCATCCTGCTGGGCGCCATTGCCTCGCTGATAGCAGCCGTTACACCTATTGAAAAAGCCACCAAAATGACCAGTATCGGTACCCTGTTTGCCTTTGCCATGATCTGTGCGGCGGTGCTGGTACTCCGCAAAAAGCAACCCAACCTGCACAGGCCCTTCAAGGTGAAATACCTGCCGCTGGTAGCTGGTTTGGGCCTGGGTTTCAATATCCTGCTGATGTTTAGTCTGGATGTATCAACCTGGTTCAGGTTGCTGATATGGAGCGTTGTAGGTATTGCCGTTTATTTCCTGTACAGCGCTAAGCACAGCAAGCTGAATAAATAG